The proteins below come from a single Asanoa ferruginea genomic window:
- a CDS encoding T3SS (YopN, CesT) and YbjN peptide-binding chaperone 1, with translation MTSASAGDDGLTDAILLDEASTADLRGKVTEAWRDFARALAKMLPELPVGARVELTLDPTASGTGTAVYSVELLILGDGLVRALAVGNAGLPQGYRLDRAAVADLVALGWSPPGVLPDSGEQFGLHASIKDASKIATTVSRTLRDVYGAPHPAFLVYLVHDAEDEPIDVEALATARPELAGNLDLDAAIKAGQAMAARGETVVEDDSIGLEERVRTVVATLMKSDAEALKVDSDGDIGIRAGSAMVFVRVRDNPPLVDVFSPVLTEIEPTEQLYVKLSELTNRMPIGRLYCTNDTVWASIPVFGRNFQATHLMLAVQVMTGLADELDDRLHGEFGGKRFFGEGDKPANRAAEEPKTGMYL, from the coding sequence ATGACGTCAGCGAGTGCGGGGGACGATGGGCTTACAGACGCCATCCTGCTCGACGAGGCCAGCACGGCCGATTTGAGGGGCAAGGTCACCGAGGCTTGGCGGGACTTTGCGCGGGCGCTGGCGAAGATGCTTCCCGAGTTGCCGGTTGGCGCTCGGGTTGAGCTGACCCTCGATCCGACCGCCTCGGGGACGGGTACGGCCGTTTACTCCGTCGAGTTGCTGATCCTCGGTGACGGGCTCGTGCGGGCGCTCGCCGTTGGCAACGCCGGGTTGCCGCAGGGGTACCGGCTTGATCGCGCTGCTGTCGCAGACCTTGTCGCGCTCGGCTGGTCGCCGCCGGGGGTGTTGCCGGATTCGGGAGAGCAGTTCGGGCTGCACGCCTCGATCAAGGATGCGTCGAAGATTGCCACGACCGTTTCGCGCACGCTGCGCGACGTCTACGGCGCTCCGCATCCGGCGTTCCTGGTTTACCTCGTGCACGACGCCGAAGACGAGCCCATCGACGTGGAGGCGCTTGCCACCGCGCGGCCCGAGCTGGCCGGCAACCTTGACCTCGACGCGGCCATTAAGGCGGGCCAGGCGATGGCCGCCCGGGGCGAGACCGTTGTCGAAGACGACAGCATCGGGCTCGAGGAGCGGGTCCGGACCGTGGTCGCCACGCTGATGAAGTCGGATGCCGAGGCTCTCAAGGTCGACTCCGACGGCGACATCGGGATCCGGGCGGGCTCGGCGATGGTGTTCGTGCGCGTCCGCGACAACCCGCCGCTCGTCGACGTCTTCTCGCCCGTGCTGACCGAGATCGAGCCGACCGAGCAGCTCTACGTCAAGCTCTCCGAGCTGACCAACCGCATGCCGATCGGTCGTCTCTACTGCACCAACGACACCGTCTGGGCGTCGATCCCCGTGTTCGGCCGCAACTTCCAGGCGACCCACCTGATGCTCGCCGTCCAGGTGATGACCGGGCTCGCCGACGAACTCGACGACCGGCTACACGGCGAGTTCGGCGGCAAGCGTTTCTTCGGCGAGGGCGACAAGCCCGCCAACCGCGCCGCCGAAGAACCCAAGACCGGCATGTATCTGTAG
- a CDS encoding DUF4192 domain-containing protein translates to MTATQAPPITLRSCADLIASVPYLLGFHPSDSIVVIAIVGVRVRFVARGDLPGGVAPEHIARRLLSLLQRDTVDTVAIVGYGPSRSVTPAAEALCAALKSADIHTLDVLRVDAGRYWSYVCTNPTCCPPEGKTYDPTTTCVGAAAVYAGRVALPDRDAVAASIAPVDGAARMAMTEATTRADARLTALVEGARSAPDNGQPRLRTIALRSAGAAVRANARVAKALRTAGDEAVDAAFDRYRAGRRLTDDEVAWLSVLLVHLPVRDHAWEHSTDDDWQVDLWSDVVRRVDPPLAAAPASLLAYTAWRSGHGALATIAVERALAVDPDYALARMIDEILDQCLPPSIVADAEAQPHRASPRRDRRTTRRRWIGPHTGLDQAS, encoded by the coding sequence ATGACCGCTACCCAGGCGCCACCCATCACCTTGCGTTCCTGCGCCGACCTGATCGCGTCGGTGCCCTATCTGCTCGGGTTCCACCCGTCCGACAGCATCGTGGTCATCGCGATCGTCGGAGTCCGCGTGCGCTTCGTGGCCCGTGGCGACCTGCCCGGCGGGGTCGCCCCGGAACACATCGCGCGGCGGCTGCTGTCGCTGCTCCAGCGCGACACCGTCGACACGGTCGCGATCGTCGGATACGGCCCGTCCAGGTCGGTGACCCCCGCCGCCGAGGCGCTGTGCGCGGCGCTGAAGTCGGCCGACATCCACACCCTCGACGTGCTCCGGGTCGACGCCGGCCGCTACTGGTCCTACGTCTGCACCAACCCGACCTGCTGTCCACCCGAGGGCAAGACCTACGACCCGACGACAACCTGCGTGGGCGCCGCCGCGGTTTACGCCGGCCGCGTGGCGCTGCCCGACCGGGATGCCGTGGCGGCGTCCATCGCCCCGGTCGACGGCGCCGCACGGATGGCGATGACCGAGGCCACGACACGCGCCGACGCCCGCCTGACCGCCCTCGTCGAAGGCGCCCGTTCGGCTCCCGACAACGGACAGCCCCGGCTCCGGACGATCGCGCTGCGTTCCGCGGGTGCGGCCGTCCGCGCCAACGCCCGGGTCGCGAAGGCGCTGCGCACAGCGGGCGACGAGGCCGTCGACGCCGCGTTCGACCGCTACCGCGCCGGCCGCCGCCTCACCGACGACGAGGTGGCCTGGCTCAGCGTCCTGCTGGTCCACCTGCCGGTGCGTGACCACGCGTGGGAGCACAGCACCGACGACGACTGGCAGGTCGACCTGTGGAGCGACGTCGTCCGCCGCGTCGACCCGCCGCTGGCCGCGGCGCCGGCGAGCCTGCTGGCCTACACGGCATGGCGATCAGGCCACGGCGCGCTGGCGACCATCGCGGTCGAGCGGGCGCTGGCGGTCGACCCCGACTACGCGCTGGCCCGGATGATCGACGAGATCCTCGACCAGTGCCTGCCGCCCTCGATCGTGGCCGACGCCGAGGCGCAGCCCCACCGCGCGTCGCCGCGGCGCGACCGCCGAACCACGCGACGGCGCTGGATCGGCCCGCACACGGGCCTAGACCAGGCGAGCTAG
- a CDS encoding beta-propeller domain-containing protein, which yields MALPAPAFKLVAFDSCADVLGGLKSAAKAVVTPWGFNGGMMSARRTASAFAAGDQAAKSVPEPAGVGFSGTNTQETGVDEPDLVKTDGRRIVTVTGGMLRVLDPATRRMTGRLDLTAGTDEYLADASLLLSGDRALVLMSQGGPGRRFPAADVATAQSKLLSYGDLTFRLVTVDLAGTRPAVVSSFTIDGALVDARQVGATARIVVRSTPRLDFPFRENATEAQRLAENRRVIDRSTVDDWLPRWSSDSASGHIDCGAVRKPDTFSGTSLLTVLSFDIGAPLGTGDPTTIVADGNFVYGSGASLYVANDESWRGIRSDFGTAFVLPQDQETKIYRFDITGSGPPRFVASGSVPGTLLNQYAMSEYDGHLRVATTRASSSSVYVLRSTDMSKVGSVGGLGKNEQIYAVRFTGPVGYVVTFRQTDPLYTLDLHNPASPAVAGELKINGYSSYLHPIDANHVIGVGQDADSRGRVLGTQVSVFDVSDLSSPRRVAQHVVKNGWSEAESDPHAFLYWPETGLLVVPLSAQTTYGALALRLSGSRLEQLATVRHPTSTPWQGSIRRSLMVGGTLWTVSDGGMRATDTTSMRDAAWIPFT from the coding sequence GTGGCCCTCCCCGCACCGGCGTTCAAGCTGGTCGCGTTCGACTCCTGCGCCGACGTGCTCGGCGGTCTGAAGAGCGCCGCCAAGGCAGTGGTGACGCCGTGGGGGTTCAACGGGGGCATGATGTCGGCCCGCCGGACGGCAAGCGCCTTCGCCGCGGGAGACCAGGCGGCCAAGTCGGTGCCCGAGCCGGCCGGAGTCGGCTTCTCCGGAACCAACACCCAGGAGACCGGCGTCGACGAACCCGACCTGGTCAAGACCGACGGACGCCGAATCGTCACCGTCACGGGCGGCATGCTCCGGGTGCTCGATCCCGCGACCCGCCGGATGACCGGCCGCCTCGACCTCACCGCCGGAACCGACGAATACCTCGCCGACGCCAGTCTGCTGCTGTCCGGCGACCGGGCGCTGGTGCTGATGTCGCAGGGTGGTCCCGGCCGGCGTTTTCCCGCCGCTGACGTGGCCACTGCCCAGTCCAAGCTGCTTTCCTACGGAGACCTGACGTTCCGGTTGGTCACGGTCGACCTGGCGGGGACGCGGCCCGCGGTGGTCAGCTCGTTCACGATCGACGGCGCGCTGGTCGACGCCCGCCAGGTCGGCGCCACGGCGCGGATCGTGGTGCGCAGCACGCCGCGCCTCGACTTCCCGTTCCGGGAAAACGCGACCGAGGCGCAACGCCTGGCCGAGAACCGGCGGGTCATTGATCGGTCCACGGTGGATGATTGGCTGCCGCGCTGGAGCTCCGACAGTGCTAGCGGGCACATTGACTGCGGTGCGGTCCGCAAGCCGGACACGTTCTCCGGCACGTCGCTGCTGACGGTATTGAGCTTCGACATCGGGGCCCCGCTGGGCACCGGCGACCCGACCACGATCGTCGCGGACGGCAACTTCGTCTACGGCAGCGGCGCGAGCCTCTACGTGGCGAACGACGAGAGTTGGCGCGGCATCCGCTCTGACTTCGGAACGGCGTTCGTCCTGCCGCAGGACCAGGAAACGAAGATCTACCGCTTCGACATCACGGGTTCCGGGCCGCCACGGTTCGTCGCCTCTGGCTCGGTGCCCGGGACGTTGCTCAACCAATACGCGATGTCTGAATACGACGGCCACCTGCGCGTTGCCACCACGCGGGCATCGTCGTCGTCGGTCTACGTGTTGAGGTCGACCGACATGTCCAAGGTTGGCTCGGTCGGCGGCCTGGGCAAGAACGAGCAGATCTACGCGGTCCGCTTCACCGGCCCGGTCGGCTACGTGGTCACGTTCCGCCAGACCGATCCGCTCTACACTCTCGACCTGCACAACCCGGCATCCCCAGCCGTGGCCGGCGAACTGAAGATCAATGGCTACTCGTCCTACCTGCACCCGATCGACGCCAACCACGTGATCGGCGTGGGCCAGGACGCCGACAGCCGCGGCCGCGTGCTGGGCACCCAGGTCTCGGTGTTCGACGTATCCGACCTGTCAAGCCCGCGCCGGGTCGCCCAGCACGTGGTGAAGAACGGGTGGTCGGAGGCCGAGTCCGACCCGCACGCCTTCCTCTACTGGCCCGAGACGGGCTTGCTGGTCGTGCCATTGTCGGCTCAGACAACATACGGCGCACTGGCGTTGAGGTTGTCCGGGTCGCGGCTGGAGCAACTCGCAACGGTTCGCCACCCGACGTCGACGCCATGGCAGGGGTCGATCCGGCGCTCGTTGATGGTGGGCGGGACACTGTGGACGGTGTCAGACGGCGGCATGCGCGCCACAGACACAACGTCAATGCGCGACGCGGCCTGGATTCCGTTCACGTAG
- the moaA gene encoding GTP 3',8-cyclase MoaA codes for MTEVRATDGVLADRFGRVATDLRVSLTDRCNLRCTYCMPAEGLAWLPREELLTDDEIVRLVRVAVERLGVTDVRFTGGEPLIRPGVVAIVGACAELRPRPRMSVTTNGIGLERMASALKDAGLDRVNVSLDTLDPERFKTLTRRDRFAAVISGLTAAADAGLVPVKINSVLMRGVNDDEAPELVRFALEHGYELRFIEQMPLDAQHSWDRATMVTADEILASLRSSYQLLPDPVERGGAPAETWVVDGYTASDGGPARVGVIGSVTRPFCGDCDRTRLTADGQIRNCLFATDESDLRGAMRGGASDEELARRWQSAMRVKRAGHGIDDPSFLQPARPMSAIGG; via the coding sequence ATAACCGAGGTCCGGGCCACGGATGGGGTGTTGGCCGACCGCTTCGGACGGGTAGCAACCGATCTGCGGGTGTCGCTGACCGATCGGTGCAACCTGCGCTGCACCTACTGCATGCCTGCTGAGGGGCTTGCGTGGCTGCCGCGGGAAGAGTTGCTCACTGACGACGAGATCGTCCGGTTGGTGCGCGTCGCGGTGGAGCGGCTTGGGGTCACGGATGTCCGGTTCACCGGTGGCGAGCCGCTGATCCGGCCTGGTGTGGTCGCGATCGTCGGAGCTTGTGCCGAGTTGCGGCCTCGGCCGCGGATGTCGGTGACCACCAACGGCATCGGGTTGGAGCGGATGGCCTCGGCGTTGAAGGACGCGGGGTTGGATCGGGTCAACGTCTCGCTCGACACGCTGGATCCGGAGCGGTTCAAGACGCTGACGCGGCGGGATCGGTTCGCGGCGGTGATTTCGGGGCTGACCGCTGCCGCCGACGCCGGGCTCGTTCCGGTGAAGATCAATTCTGTGCTCATGCGTGGGGTCAATGACGACGAGGCGCCGGAGTTGGTGCGGTTCGCGCTGGAGCACGGCTACGAGTTGCGGTTCATCGAGCAGATGCCGCTCGACGCGCAGCACAGTTGGGACCGCGCCACCATGGTGACGGCCGACGAGATTCTGGCGTCGTTGCGGTCCAGCTACCAGCTGCTGCCTGACCCGGTCGAGCGCGGCGGTGCGCCGGCGGAGACGTGGGTGGTTGACGGCTATACCGCGAGTGACGGCGGGCCGGCGCGGGTTGGTGTGATCGGCAGCGTGACGCGGCCGTTCTGCGGTGACTGCGACCGCACCCGGCTGACTGCCGACGGGCAGATCCGCAACTGTCTGTTCGCGACGGACGAGTCAGATCTGCGCGGCGCGATGCGTGGCGGTGCCAGCGACGAGGAGCTTGCCAGGCGGTGGCAGTCGGCGATGCGGGTCAAGCGCGCCGGGCACGGCATCGACGATCCGTCGTTCCTGCAGCCGGCCAGGCCGATGTCCGCCATCGGTGGTTGA
- a CDS encoding DUF6457 domain-containing protein gives MTLDEWVKAACAELGIAPADASVSLVLNLARDVAHNTVRPAAPVTAYLLGLAVGRGADPQEAAAALTALATAQAGPAAASDRDRDRDR, from the coding sequence ATGACGCTCGACGAGTGGGTCAAGGCCGCATGCGCCGAGCTCGGCATCGCACCGGCTGATGCCTCCGTGTCGCTCGTGCTCAACCTGGCCAGGGACGTCGCACACAACACGGTTCGGCCGGCGGCGCCGGTGACGGCCTACCTGCTGGGGCTCGCCGTCGGGCGGGGCGCGGACCCACAGGAAGCGGCGGCGGCGTTGACTGCCCTCGCTACGGCCCAGGCCGGCCCGGCCGCTGCCAGCGACCGCGACCGCGATCGCGATCGCTGA
- a CDS encoding fructosamine kinase family protein, translated as MDLAYLRSHPQHLPTFLKHQRIRETPVAGGSIAAASRLTLDDGASLFVKTWPERSSAPTPEGFFTTEAAGLEWLRTPDGPPLPEVLAALPELLALEWLDAGEPTREGAERFGRQLAAMHRAGAPAFGAEWPGFIGALTQDNTPSAQPWPRWFAERRLQPYLRLSADGGALSAADIEATERLIDQIEVYGGAEPPSRIHGDLWPGNLYWAGDGRAWLIDPAAHGGHRETDLAQLALFGGAPELARIVDAYNEEWPLADGWRQRVPLHQLHLLLVHTALFGSAYRSAVRQAVDTLLLA; from the coding sequence ATGGACCTGGCCTACCTCCGGTCTCATCCGCAACATCTGCCGACTTTCCTCAAACACCAGCGGATACGCGAGACGCCGGTCGCGGGCGGCAGCATCGCGGCGGCATCCCGGCTGACCCTCGACGACGGCGCCTCGCTGTTCGTCAAGACCTGGCCCGAGCGGTCGTCGGCGCCCACTCCCGAGGGTTTCTTCACCACGGAGGCGGCTGGTCTCGAGTGGCTGCGGACTCCCGACGGGCCGCCGCTGCCGGAGGTGCTGGCGGCGCTACCGGAACTGCTGGCGCTGGAGTGGCTCGACGCGGGAGAGCCGACCAGGGAGGGAGCCGAGCGATTCGGCAGGCAACTCGCGGCCATGCATCGCGCTGGTGCGCCGGCGTTCGGGGCGGAGTGGCCCGGCTTCATCGGCGCCCTGACCCAGGACAACACGCCCTCCGCCCAGCCGTGGCCGCGTTGGTTCGCCGAGCGGCGGCTACAGCCATATTTGCGGCTCTCGGCCGATGGTGGGGCACTGTCCGCGGCCGACATCGAGGCCACGGAGCGGTTGATCGACCAGATCGAGGTGTACGGCGGAGCCGAGCCACCGTCGCGCATCCACGGCGACCTGTGGCCAGGCAACCTCTATTGGGCGGGCGACGGCCGCGCCTGGCTGATCGACCCGGCCGCGCACGGCGGTCATCGCGAGACCGACCTCGCGCAACTCGCGCTCTTCGGTGGAGCGCCGGAGTTGGCCCGGATCGTCGACGCCTACAACGAGGAGTGGCCGCTCGCCGACGGTTGGCGGCAACGGGTGCCGTTGCATCAGTTGCACCTGCTGCTCGTGCACACGGCGTTGTTCGGCTCGGCCTACCGGTCCGCGGTCCGCCAGGCGGTCGACACCCTGCTGCTGGCGTAG
- the fdhD gene encoding formate dehydrogenase accessory sulfurtransferase FdhD — translation MGRVTDRREIVRIDLSAGTAVRRMDSVSGEEPLEIRVGTRADGKTPRRPLAVTMRTPGDDIDLAIGFLLTEGVIRGAADIVTAQLCAGTDTPNTYNVVDIVLADGVPAPDTDPARAFYTTSSCGVCGKASIDAIRTQSPWHLGDDPMTVSAELLASLPDRLRAAQQAFARTGGLHAAGLFTAAGEAVLVREDVGRHNAVDKVVGRAVAEHRLPLRDHVLLVSGRASFELTQKAWMAGIPLLAAVSAPSSLAVDLAQEAGMTLVGFLRGATMNVYSGAHRVTQPQPEDRAASPAVR, via the coding sequence GTGGGCAGGGTTACCGACCGGCGCGAGATCGTCCGGATCGACCTCTCGGCCGGGACCGCCGTGCGGCGGATGGATTCGGTCTCGGGTGAGGAGCCGCTCGAGATCCGGGTTGGGACGCGGGCCGACGGCAAGACGCCGCGACGGCCATTGGCTGTCACGATGCGTACGCCCGGAGACGATATTGATCTCGCCATCGGGTTTCTGTTGACCGAAGGGGTCATCCGGGGCGCCGCCGACATCGTCACCGCTCAGCTCTGTGCTGGAACGGACACGCCCAACACCTACAACGTGGTCGACATCGTGCTGGCCGACGGGGTGCCGGCGCCCGACACGGATCCGGCTCGCGCCTTCTACACGACCAGTTCCTGCGGCGTCTGCGGCAAGGCCAGCATCGACGCGATCCGGACGCAGTCGCCCTGGCACCTCGGTGACGACCCGATGACCGTCTCCGCTGAGCTGCTGGCCAGCCTGCCCGATCGGCTGCGGGCCGCGCAGCAGGCCTTCGCGCGCACGGGCGGGCTGCATGCCGCCGGTCTCTTCACCGCGGCCGGCGAGGCCGTGTTGGTGCGGGAGGACGTCGGCCGGCACAACGCCGTCGACAAGGTTGTCGGCCGGGCCGTCGCGGAGCACCGGTTGCCGTTGCGCGACCACGTGTTGCTGGTCTCCGGGCGGGCCAGTTTCGAGCTCACGCAGAAGGCCTGGATGGCGGGCATTCCATTGCTCGCCGCCGTGTCGGCGCCGAGCTCGCTCGCCGTCGACCTGGCTCAGGAAGCGGGCATGACTCTGGTCGGATTCCTGCGCGGAGCGACGATGAACGTGTATTCCGGCGCCCACCGGGTCACCCAGCCGCAGCCGGAGGACCGCGCGGCCAGCCCGGCGGTGCGCTGA
- a CDS encoding GNAT family N-acetyltransferase, translating into MTDAVVRPYRPGDHSAGRALWAELAERRSGLYGQSPGPDPGAGFEDYLTRIDLSGIWVAEDAGEGVIGLVGLLMQGTTGEVEPIVVAARHRGAGVGAKLLKHVSGEAKKRSLARLTIRPESRNVEALKSLHAAGFDLLSAVELSLDLHPAPSTVDNVDIDLFGLRFRS; encoded by the coding sequence ATGACGGATGCGGTGGTCCGGCCTTATCGACCCGGGGACCACTCCGCGGGGCGCGCCCTGTGGGCCGAGCTCGCGGAGCGGCGAAGTGGTCTGTATGGGCAGTCTCCGGGCCCGGACCCGGGCGCCGGTTTCGAGGACTATCTGACCCGGATCGACCTGTCGGGGATCTGGGTGGCCGAAGACGCCGGGGAGGGCGTGATCGGTCTGGTCGGGTTGTTGATGCAGGGCACCACCGGTGAGGTGGAGCCGATCGTCGTCGCCGCCCGGCACCGCGGCGCGGGCGTGGGCGCCAAGCTGCTCAAGCACGTTTCCGGCGAGGCCAAGAAGCGCTCGCTCGCGCGGCTCACGATCCGACCGGAGTCGCGCAACGTCGAAGCTCTGAAGTCGCTTCATGCCGCTGGTTTCGACCTCCTCTCCGCTGTCGAGCTCAGCCTCGACCTGCACCCGGCGCCGTCCACCGTGGACAACGTCGACATAGACCTGTTCGGGCTGCGCTTCCGGAGCTGA
- the mobA gene encoding molybdenum cofactor guanylyltransferase produces MTGFAAVVLAGGSGRRMGGPDKPSVLVAGRSMRDRVLDALVGADARVVVGGSGDVPEGVGYTREDPPGGGPVAAVAAGLAAIDRNSRDVVVVAGDLPLLTVNAVATLRARLSTADGALFVDHDGRRQLLCGAWRADALRRSIAELARDRAGGLSGASMRALVQPLDVVEVSWDVAGPPPWFDCDTEEDLRRVREWLTAEKAV; encoded by the coding sequence GTGACGGGGTTCGCGGCCGTTGTGCTGGCCGGTGGCTCGGGCCGGCGGATGGGTGGGCCCGATAAGCCGTCGGTGCTGGTGGCCGGTCGTTCGATGCGCGACCGGGTGCTGGATGCCCTGGTCGGTGCCGATGCCCGCGTAGTTGTCGGTGGAAGCGGCGATGTGCCTGAGGGCGTGGGCTACACGCGCGAGGATCCACCGGGCGGCGGGCCGGTCGCCGCGGTCGCGGCGGGGTTGGCGGCGATCGACCGGAATTCGCGCGACGTGGTCGTCGTCGCCGGCGACCTGCCGTTGCTGACTGTGAACGCCGTTGCCACACTGCGCGCGCGTCTATCCACAGCAGACGGTGCGCTGTTCGTCGACCACGACGGGCGGAGGCAGCTCTTGTGCGGGGCGTGGCGGGCAGACGCGTTGCGGCGCAGCATCGCGGAGCTGGCTCGCGACCGGGCCGGTGGGCTGAGCGGTGCGTCCATGCGGGCGCTCGTCCAGCCACTCGACGTGGTTGAGGTGTCGTGGGATGTCGCTGGGCCGCCACCGTGGTTCGACTGTGATACCGAGGAGGATCTCCGTAGGGTTCGGGAATGGCTGACAGCGGAGAAAGCGGTATGA
- a CDS encoding MoaD/ThiS family protein: MGNPVDGSASGVVTVRFFAGARAAAGVAETSVSAGLTHDDFVAELAERHGERLATVLKVASFLVDGVAWRDGQKPLPAGAEVDVLPPFAGG, from the coding sequence ATGGGTAATCCCGTTGACGGGTCGGCGTCGGGGGTCGTCACCGTCCGGTTCTTCGCCGGGGCTCGGGCGGCCGCCGGGGTCGCGGAGACCAGCGTGTCCGCTGGGTTGACCCACGATGACTTCGTCGCCGAGCTTGCCGAACGACACGGTGAGCGGTTGGCGACCGTGCTGAAGGTGGCGAGTTTTCTGGTGGATGGGGTCGCCTGGCGGGACGGTCAAAAACCGTTGCCGGCCGGTGCCGAGGTTGATGTCCTGCCGCCCTTCGCGGGTGGGTAA
- a CDS encoding metallophosphoesterase: protein MGIILLAVVALALIGLIHFYLWKRLVRDATRPGRWRRIGAIVAVVLGLLVPATLIGTRTGLTVLAWPGYLWIALMFYLLVVLLLLEIPMLVTRIVLRRRAAPLGQRADERPASAEWPATGPQSTEMTGQPVETDQDATGRPNTRQPIEPAQHDTRRPIEPAQHDTRQATGTAAQHDTGQATGTAAQRDTSQRQPTGTAEHENSPVTETRWREVTADQNEPQTQHDLAEAASQTASRTATDDARPAEAPRPGIERRLLLARGAAIFAGLTATGITAYGARTALGAPQLDRVQITLAKLPRGMDGFRIATVSDIHLGPLAGRAHTERIVAVINRTNADLVAVVGDLVDGSVKELGPAAAPLRGMQSRHGSFFVTGNHEYYSGAEEWLAEVESLGIRTLRNERELITGTGGAFDLAGVNDVAGAGTSTGGPDIPGALRGRDETIPVVLLAHQPVQVHDAAAQHVDLQLSGHTHGGQMAPFNLLVKLDQPVVRGYARFGDTQLYVTNGAGFWGPPVRVGAPPQVTLVELRSP, encoded by the coding sequence GTGGGAATCATCCTGTTGGCCGTTGTGGCACTCGCCCTCATCGGTCTGATCCACTTTTATCTCTGGAAACGGCTCGTGCGGGACGCCACGCGTCCCGGGCGCTGGCGGCGGATCGGTGCGATCGTCGCTGTCGTTCTCGGGCTGTTGGTTCCGGCGACGCTGATCGGCACCCGCACGGGTCTGACGGTGCTGGCCTGGCCGGGATACCTGTGGATCGCGCTGATGTTCTACCTGCTGGTCGTGCTGCTCCTGCTGGAGATCCCGATGCTGGTCACCCGCATCGTGCTCCGCCGCCGCGCCGCGCCCTTAGGCCAGCGGGCCGACGAGCGACCGGCGTCCGCCGAATGGCCGGCAACGGGACCGCAGTCCACCGAAATGACCGGCCAACCGGTCGAAACGGACCAGGATGCAACGGGCCGGCCCAACACCCGCCAGCCAATCGAGCCGGCACAACACGACACCCGCCGGCCAATCGAGCCGGCCCAACACGACACTCGCCAGGCGACCGGCACCGCGGCCCAACACGACACAGGCCAGGCGACCGGCACCGCGGCCCAGCGCGACACAAGCCAGCGCCAGCCAACCGGGACCGCTGAACACGAAAACAGCCCGGTCACCGAGACGCGCTGGCGCGAGGTCACTGCCGACCAAAACGAACCCCAGACGCAGCACGACCTCGCCGAAGCCGCGAGCCAAACAGCGAGCCGGACCGCGACCGACGACGCCCGCCCCGCCGAAGCACCGCGGCCCGGCATCGAGCGTCGCCTGCTGCTCGCCCGCGGCGCCGCCATCTTCGCGGGGCTCACCGCCACCGGCATCACGGCCTACGGCGCCCGCACCGCCCTGGGCGCACCGCAACTCGACCGCGTCCAGATCACCCTCGCGAAACTGCCCCGCGGAATGGACGGATTCCGGATCGCCACCGTTTCCGACATCCACCTCGGCCCGCTCGCCGGCCGCGCGCACACCGAACGCATCGTCGCCGTCATCAACCGGACCAATGCCGACCTCGTCGCCGTCGTCGGGGACCTCGTCGACGGCAGTGTCAAAGAGCTCGGCCCCGCCGCCGCACCGCTGCGCGGCATGCAGTCGCGGCACGGCTCGTTCTTCGTGACCGGCAACCACGAGTACTACTCCGGCGCCGAGGAATGGCTCGCCGAGGTGGAGAGCCTGGGCATCCGCACGTTGCGCAACGAACGCGAGCTCATCACCGGCACCGGCGGCGCGTTCGACCTCGCCGGCGTCAACGACGTCGCGGGTGCGGGTACGAGCACCGGCGGCCCCGACATTCCCGGTGCCCTGCGCGGCCGCGACGAGACCATCCCGGTCGTGTTGCTCGCGCACCAACCCGTGCAGGTCCACGACGCCGCCGCGCAGCATGTCGACCTCCAGCTTTCCGGCCACACGCACGGCGGTCAGATGGCGCCGTTCAACCTGCTGGTCAAGCTCGACCAACCCGTCGTGCGGGGCTACGCGCGGTTCGGTGACACCCAGCTCTACGTCACCAACGGCGCGGGATTCTGGGGGCCGCCGGTCCGGGTCGGCGCGCCGCCGCAAGTCACTCTTGTGGAGCTTCGTAGCCCATAA